Proteins encoded together in one Mycobacterium sp. MS1601 window:
- a CDS encoding F0F1 ATP synthase subunit gamma — protein sequence MAATLRELRGRIRSAGSIKKITKAQELIATSRIAKAQARVEAARPYADEITNMLTNLAGASALDHPLLVERDNPKRAAVLVVSSDRGLCGAYNANVLRRAEELFALLRDEGKSPVLYVVGRKALGYYSFRGRDVIESWTGFSERPTYDNAKEIADTLVEVFMAGADDDDEGGGADGILGVDELHIVTTEFRSMLSQTAEARRIAPMVVEYVGEEETGPHTLFSFEPNAEELFGALLPRYVATRVYAALLEAAASESAARRRAMKSASDNADDLIKALTLEANRERQAQITQEISEIVGGANALADAK from the coding sequence ATGGCTGCAACACTGCGTGAGCTACGCGGGCGCATCCGCTCCGCCGGGTCTATCAAGAAGATCACCAAGGCCCAGGAGCTGATCGCGACCTCGCGGATCGCCAAGGCGCAGGCGCGAGTCGAGGCGGCTCGCCCCTACGCCGACGAGATCACCAATATGCTCACCAACCTCGCCGGTGCCAGCGCGCTGGATCACCCGCTGTTGGTGGAACGGGACAACCCCAAGCGTGCCGCCGTCCTGGTGGTGTCGTCGGATCGTGGACTCTGCGGTGCTTACAACGCCAACGTGCTGCGTCGGGCCGAAGAACTCTTCGCGCTGTTGCGTGACGAGGGCAAGAGCCCGGTGCTCTACGTCGTAGGCCGGAAAGCATTGGGCTACTACAGCTTCCGTGGTCGCGATGTCATCGAGTCCTGGACCGGCTTCTCGGAGCGGCCTACGTACGACAACGCCAAGGAGATCGCCGACACCCTGGTTGAGGTGTTCATGGCGGGCGCCGACGACGACGATGAGGGCGGCGGTGCCGACGGCATCCTCGGCGTCGACGAACTGCACATCGTGACAACGGAATTCCGGTCGATGCTGTCGCAGACGGCAGAGGCTCGCCGGATCGCCCCGATGGTGGTCGAGTACGTCGGCGAGGAAGAGACCGGACCGCACACGCTGTTCTCGTTCGAGCCCAACGCCGAGGAACTGTTCGGGGCGTTGCTTCCCCGTTACGTGGCCACCCGGGTCTACGCGGCGCTGCTCGAAGCCGCCGCGTCCGAGTCGGCCGCTCGTCGCCGCGCCATGAAGTCCGCGAGCGACAACGCCGACGACCTGATCAAGGCCCTGACGTTGGAAGCCAACCGCGAGCGCCAGGCCCAGATCACCCAGGAAATCAGCGAGATTGTCGGTGGCGCCAACGCGCTGGCCGACGCCAAGTAG
- a CDS encoding F0F1 ATP synthase subunit B, with the protein MSELTILAAEEGGGSSNFLLPNGTFFVVLLIFLITLAVIWKWVVPPVSKVLAEREAMLAKTAADNRKSAEQVAAAQADYDETMAGARSEASSIRDEARTAGRQVIDSKRAEANGVVADTVRQADEQLSAQRSATQTELQSSVDGLSAALASRILGVDVKSGGSS; encoded by the coding sequence ATGAGTGAACTAACCATCCTCGCAGCGGAAGAGGGCGGGGGGTCCAGCAACTTCCTGCTTCCCAACGGCACCTTCTTCGTCGTGCTGCTCATCTTCCTGATCACGCTGGCCGTGATCTGGAAATGGGTGGTGCCGCCGGTCAGCAAGGTGCTCGCCGAACGCGAGGCCATGCTGGCCAAGACGGCCGCGGACAATCGCAAATCGGCTGAGCAGGTCGCAGCGGCCCAGGCCGACTACGACGAGACGATGGCCGGCGCGCGTTCGGAAGCGTCGTCGATCCGCGACGAGGCGCGCACCGCCGGAAGGCAGGTCATCGACTCCAAGCGCGCCGAGGCCAATGGCGTGGTCGCCGATACCGTGCGCCAGGCAGACGAGCAACTGTCCGCACAACGCTCGGCTACGCAGACCGAATTGCAGTCGTCGGTGGACGGGCTCTCGGCCGCGCTGGCCAGCCGCATCCTCGGCGTCGACGTGAAATCAGGTGGGAGCAGCTAG
- the atpB gene encoding F0F1 ATP synthase subunit A, whose translation MTETVLAAEEGGAAIHVGHHTMVFELFGMTFNGDTIMATAITAVIIIGLAFFLKSKVTSTGVPGKVQLFWEALTIQMRGQIESSVGMKVAPFVLPLAVALFAFILISNWLAVFPWQYGGSDGAAAELYKPPASDINFVLALALFVFIAYHAAGIKRRGLIGHPIKVVKGHVAFLAPINIVEELAKPISLALRLFGNIFAGGILVALIAMFPWYIQWAPNAIWKTFDLFVGLIQAFIFSLLTILYFSQAMELDHEDH comes from the coding sequence ATGACTGAGACCGTCCTGGCTGCCGAAGAGGGCGGCGCAGCCATCCACGTCGGACACCACACCATGGTGTTCGAACTGTTCGGCATGACGTTCAACGGCGACACCATCATGGCCACCGCCATCACCGCCGTCATCATCATCGGACTGGCCTTCTTCCTGAAGTCCAAGGTCACCTCCACCGGTGTGCCCGGAAAGGTGCAGCTGTTCTGGGAAGCCCTGACCATCCAGATGCGCGGGCAGATCGAGAGCTCCGTCGGCATGAAGGTCGCACCCTTTGTGCTGCCGCTGGCCGTCGCGCTGTTCGCGTTCATCCTCATCTCGAACTGGCTGGCAGTCTTCCCGTGGCAGTACGGCGGATCCGACGGCGCGGCAGCCGAGCTGTACAAGCCGCCGGCCTCGGACATCAACTTCGTGCTGGCGCTCGCACTGTTCGTGTTCATCGCCTACCACGCCGCAGGTATCAAGCGGCGCGGCCTCATCGGTCACCCGATCAAGGTCGTCAAGGGCCACGTCGCCTTCCTGGCCCCGATCAACATCGTCGAAGAACTCGCCAAGCCCATCTCGCTGGCACTCCGACTTTTCGGCAACATCTTCGCCGGCGGCATCCTGGTGGCGTTGATCGCGATGTTCCCCTGGTACATCCAGTGGGCCCCCAACGCCATCTGGAAGACGTTCGACCTCTTCGTCGGCTTGATCCAGGCCTTCATCTTCTCGCTGCTGACCATCCTGTACTTCAGCCAGGCGATGGAACTCGACCACGAAGACCACTGA
- the prmC gene encoding peptide chain release factor N(5)-glutamine methyltransferase: protein MRAAIDAAEQTLAAAGIGSAAVEAEQLAAHVLGIERGRLRFAAEPGPDFYTRYQDLVAARARRIPQQHLTGTAPFGPLTLQVGPGVFIPRPETEALYEWAANTLDAEHFSGSCSIVDLCTGSGALAVALATYRPTAQVLAVDDSPEALAYAARNAEGTAVRLVEADVTTPDLLHELDGTVDLLVSNPPYIPDGVELEPEVAQHDPHHALFGGVDGMTVINAIAGLAGRWLRPAGRVAIEHDDTTAAATVDALADTGKFRDIQPHRDLAGRPRFVTAVRSDERHR, encoded by the coding sequence ATGCGCGCGGCCATCGACGCAGCGGAGCAGACCTTGGCCGCGGCCGGAATCGGCTCGGCGGCAGTCGAAGCCGAGCAACTGGCCGCACACGTTCTGGGTATCGAGCGCGGCCGGCTGCGTTTCGCCGCTGAGCCCGGCCCCGACTTCTACACGCGGTACCAGGACCTGGTGGCCGCCCGCGCGCGACGCATCCCGCAGCAGCACCTGACCGGCACCGCCCCCTTCGGCCCGCTGACCCTGCAGGTCGGTCCCGGGGTTTTCATTCCCCGCCCGGAGACCGAGGCGCTCTACGAATGGGCCGCCAATACGCTTGACGCCGAACATTTCTCCGGCAGCTGCTCCATCGTCGACCTGTGTACCGGCTCGGGTGCGCTGGCGGTGGCGCTGGCCACATACCGGCCCACCGCGCAGGTGCTGGCCGTCGACGATTCCCCCGAGGCGCTGGCCTACGCGGCGCGCAACGCCGAAGGTACCGCTGTGCGACTGGTCGAAGCCGACGTCACCACACCGGATCTGCTGCACGAACTGGACGGCACCGTAGACCTGCTGGTCTCCAATCCGCCCTACATCCCTGACGGCGTGGAGCTGGAACCCGAAGTGGCCCAACATGATCCACACCACGCGCTGTTCGGTGGCGTCGACGGTATGACGGTGATCAACGCCATCGCCGGCTTGGCGGGCCGCTGGCTCCGCCCGGCAGGACGGGTGGCCATCGAACACGACGACACGACAGCGGCGGCTACCGTGGACGCACTGGCCGACACCGGGAAGTTCCGCGACATCCAACCGCATCGCGACCTGGCCGGCAGGCCACGGTTCGTCACCGCTGTTCGCTCCGACGAGAGGCACCGATGA
- a CDS encoding glycosyltransferase family 4 protein: MLSAAPELLALSDRGAGVPLRELALVGLTAAIITYFATGAVRKFATRVGAVAYPRERDVHLQPTPRMGGLAMYLGVAGAVFLASQLPALTRGFIYSTGMPAVIVAGGLIMGIGLIDDRWGLDALTKFAGQITAASVLVTMGVAWSVLYIPIGGVGTIVLDQTASILLTLALTVSIVNAMNFVDGLDGLAAGLGLITAMAICLFSVGLLRDHGGDVLFYPPAVISVVLAGACLGFLPHNFHRAKIFMGDSGSMLIGLMLAAAATTAAGPISQNAYGARDVFALLSPFLLVVAVVFVPALDMLLAIVRRTRAGRSPFSPDKMHLHHRLLQIGHSHRRVVLLIYLWVGIAAFGAASTIFFDPRDTGAVMLGAIVVAGIITLIPLLRRGESRSG, translated from the coding sequence GTGTTGAGCGCCGCCCCCGAACTGCTCGCACTGTCCGACCGTGGCGCAGGCGTCCCTCTGCGCGAGTTGGCCCTCGTCGGCCTGACCGCCGCCATCATCACCTACTTCGCCACCGGAGCCGTCCGCAAGTTCGCCACCAGGGTGGGCGCCGTGGCCTACCCGCGCGAACGCGACGTCCACCTGCAGCCGACCCCGCGGATGGGCGGCCTGGCGATGTATCTCGGTGTGGCAGGTGCGGTGTTCCTGGCCTCTCAGCTGCCCGCGCTCACCCGCGGCTTCATCTACTCCACGGGTATGCCCGCGGTGATCGTCGCAGGTGGGCTGATCATGGGCATCGGGCTGATCGACGACCGCTGGGGTCTGGATGCGCTGACCAAGTTCGCCGGCCAGATCACCGCTGCCAGCGTGCTGGTCACCATGGGTGTGGCATGGAGCGTGCTGTACATCCCGATCGGCGGGGTGGGCACCATCGTGCTGGACCAGACCGCGTCGATCCTGCTGACACTGGCGCTCACGGTGTCGATCGTCAACGCGATGAACTTCGTCGACGGCCTCGACGGTCTGGCCGCCGGCCTTGGCCTGATCACGGCGATGGCGATCTGCCTCTTCTCCGTCGGGCTGTTGCGTGATCACGGCGGCGATGTGCTGTTCTACCCGCCCGCGGTGATCTCCGTGGTCCTGGCCGGGGCATGCCTCGGCTTTCTGCCGCACAACTTCCACCGGGCCAAGATCTTCATGGGCGACTCCGGCTCGATGCTCATCGGGCTGATGCTCGCCGCCGCGGCGACCACCGCCGCCGGGCCGATCTCGCAGAACGCCTACGGCGCCAGGGACGTCTTTGCGCTGCTGTCACCGTTCCTACTCGTGGTCGCGGTGGTGTTCGTCCCGGCGCTGGACATGCTGCTGGCGATCGTCCGCCGCACCAGGGCGGGCCGCAGCCCCTTCAGCCCCGACAAGATGCACCTGCACCACCGGTTGCTGCAGATCGGGCACTCGCACCGGCGCGTGGTCCTGCTGATCTACCTGTGGGTGGGCATCGCGGCATTCGGCGCCGCGAGCACCATCTTCTTCGACCCGCGCGACACCGGAGCGGTGATGCTGGGCGCCATCGTCGTCGCCGGGATCATCACGCTGATTCCGTTGCTCAGACGGGGTGAAAGCCGCTCCGGCTGA
- a CDS encoding cob(I)yrinic acid a,c-diamide adenosyltransferase yields MAVHLTRIYTRTGDDGTTGLSDFSRVTKNDPRLIAYADCDEANSAIGVALALGAPEPAVAAVLLQIQNDLFDAGADLSTPVVAEPEYPPLRISQEYIDRLETWCDEFNSPLPKLDSFILPGGTPLSALLHVARTVTRRAERSAWTAIDAHSDNISVLPAKYLNRLSDLLFILSRVANPDGDVLWHPGGTRKGAESS; encoded by the coding sequence ATGGCTGTACACCTGACTCGCATCTACACACGCACCGGTGACGACGGCACCACTGGTCTGAGCGACTTCTCGCGAGTGACCAAGAACGACCCCCGTCTGATCGCCTACGCCGACTGTGACGAAGCGAACTCCGCGATCGGTGTCGCACTGGCGCTCGGAGCGCCCGAACCCGCGGTGGCGGCGGTTCTGCTCCAGATCCAGAACGACTTGTTCGACGCGGGCGCGGACCTATCCACACCAGTGGTGGCTGAACCCGAGTATCCACCGTTGCGGATCAGCCAGGAATACATCGATCGGCTGGAGACCTGGTGCGATGAGTTCAACTCGCCGTTGCCCAAGCTCGATTCGTTCATTCTCCCGGGCGGAACTCCGCTGTCGGCATTGCTGCACGTGGCTCGCACGGTCACTCGCCGTGCCGAACGCTCCGCGTGGACGGCCATCGATGCGCATTCGGACAACATCAGCGTGCTGCCGGCGAAGTACCTCAACCGTCTCTCGGACCTGCTGTTCATCCTGTCGCGGGTAGCCAATCCCGACGGCGACGTGTTGTGGCATCCGGGCGGGACGCGCAAGGGCGCCGAGTCTTCATAG
- a CDS encoding F0F1 ATP synthase subunit C gives MDPNAIITAGALIGGGLILGGGAIGAGIGDGIAGNALISGIARQPEAQGRLFTPFFITVGLVEAAYFINLAFMALFVFATPGLQ, from the coding sequence ATCGATCCCAACGCCATCATCACGGCCGGCGCTCTGATCGGCGGCGGATTGATCCTGGGTGGCGGTGCCATCGGCGCCGGCATCGGCGACGGTATCGCGGGTAACGCGCTGATCTCCGGCATCGCCCGGCAGCCCGAAGCCCAGGGCCGTCTGTTCACGCCGTTCTTCATCACCGTCGGTCTGGTCGAGGCCGCCTACTTCATCAACCTGGCCTTCATGGCGCTGTTCGTCTTCGCCACGCCGGGCCTGCAGTAA
- a CDS encoding L-threonylcarbamoyladenylate synthase gives MSSTFDCSDPAQRETGIASAVSAAKGGRLVVLPTDTVYGIGADAFDASAVAALLAAKGRGRDMPVPVLVGSWNTIDGLVYTVPRTARELIRAFWPGALSLVVRQAPSLHWDLGDANGTVMLRMPLHPVAIDVLREVGPMAVSSANISGQPPALTVDDARNQLADLVEVYLDGGPAEQGAASTIVDLTGAAPKILRQGPVSADAIGEVLSINPTILID, from the coding sequence ATGAGCTCCACCTTCGATTGCTCCGACCCGGCACAGCGGGAAACCGGGATCGCCTCCGCGGTGAGTGCCGCCAAAGGCGGGCGCCTGGTCGTCCTGCCCACCGACACCGTCTACGGCATCGGCGCCGACGCGTTCGACGCCTCGGCCGTGGCCGCGCTGCTGGCCGCCAAGGGGCGTGGCCGCGACATGCCCGTGCCCGTGCTGGTGGGCTCGTGGAACACCATCGACGGGTTGGTCTACACGGTGCCACGCACTGCTCGTGAACTCATCCGCGCGTTCTGGCCGGGCGCGCTGAGCCTGGTGGTGCGACAGGCGCCGTCACTGCACTGGGACCTCGGTGATGCCAACGGCACGGTGATGCTGCGCATGCCGCTGCATCCGGTGGCCATCGACGTGCTGCGCGAAGTCGGCCCGATGGCGGTGTCCAGCGCCAACATCTCGGGGCAGCCACCCGCGCTCACAGTCGACGACGCCCGCAATCAGTTGGCCGACCTCGTGGAGGTGTATCTCGACGGTGGACCGGCCGAACAGGGTGCGGCGTCCACCATCGTCGACCTGACCGGGGCGGCCCCCAAGATCCTGCGCCAAGGACCGGTGTCCGCCGACGCCATCGGCGAGGTGCTCAGCATCAACCCGACCATCCTGATCGACTGA
- the atpD gene encoding F0F1 ATP synthase subunit beta, with translation MTATAEKTTTGRVVRITGPVVDVEFPRGSVPELFNALHAEITYGELAKTLTLEVAQHLGDNLVRTISMQPTDGLVRGVEVKDTGASISVPVGDGVKGHVFNALGDCLDDPGYGKDFEHWSIHRKPPAFADLEPRTEMLETGLKVVDLLTPYVRGGKIALFGGAGVGKTVLIQEMINRIARNFGGTSVFAGVGERTREGNDLWVELEDANVLKDTALVFGQMDEPPGTRMRVALSALTMAEFFRDEQGQDVLLFIDNIFRFTQAGSEVSTLLGRMPSAVGYQPTLADEMGELQERITSTRGRSITSMQAVYVPADDYTDPAPATTFAHLDATTELSRTVFSKGIFPAVDPLASSSTILHPSVVGDDHYRVAQEVIRILQRYKDLQDIIAILGIDELSEEDKVLVYRARKIERFLSQNMMAAEQFTGQPGSTVPLKETIEAFDKLAKGEFDHLPEQAFFLIGGLDDLAKKAESLGAKL, from the coding sequence ATGACTGCTACCGCAGAAAAGACCACCACCGGTCGCGTCGTTCGCATCACCGGTCCCGTCGTTGACGTCGAGTTCCCCCGTGGCTCGGTGCCCGAACTGTTCAACGCCCTGCACGCTGAGATCACCTACGGCGAGCTGGCCAAGACGCTGACCCTCGAGGTCGCCCAGCACCTGGGTGACAACCTGGTGCGCACCATCTCCATGCAGCCCACCGACGGCCTGGTGCGTGGCGTGGAGGTCAAGGACACCGGTGCCTCCATCTCGGTGCCCGTGGGTGACGGGGTCAAGGGACACGTGTTCAACGCCCTTGGTGACTGCCTCGACGATCCCGGCTACGGCAAGGACTTCGAGCACTGGTCCATCCACCGCAAGCCGCCGGCCTTCGCCGACCTGGAGCCTCGCACCGAGATGCTCGAGACAGGTCTCAAGGTCGTCGACCTGCTGACCCCGTACGTGCGCGGTGGCAAGATCGCCCTGTTCGGCGGCGCAGGCGTGGGCAAGACGGTGCTCATCCAGGAGATGATCAACCGCATCGCCCGCAACTTCGGTGGTACCTCGGTGTTCGCCGGCGTCGGTGAGCGCACCCGTGAGGGCAACGACCTCTGGGTCGAGCTCGAGGACGCCAACGTGCTCAAGGACACCGCCTTGGTGTTCGGCCAGATGGACGAGCCGCCGGGCACGCGTATGCGCGTGGCGCTGTCCGCGCTGACCATGGCGGAGTTCTTCCGCGACGAGCAGGGCCAGGACGTGCTGCTGTTCATCGACAACATCTTCCGGTTCACCCAGGCCGGTTCCGAGGTCTCGACCCTGCTGGGTCGTATGCCGTCGGCCGTGGGTTACCAGCCGACGCTGGCCGACGAGATGGGTGAACTGCAGGAGCGCATCACCTCGACCCGTGGTCGTTCCATCACCTCGATGCAGGCTGTGTACGTGCCCGCCGACGACTACACCGATCCGGCGCCTGCCACCACGTTCGCACACCTCGACGCCACCACCGAGCTGTCTCGTACGGTGTTCTCGAAGGGCATCTTCCCGGCGGTGGACCCGCTGGCGTCGTCCTCGACCATCCTGCATCCCAGCGTCGTCGGCGACGATCACTACCGCGTGGCCCAGGAAGTCATTCGAATCCTGCAGCGCTACAAGGACCTTCAGGACATCATCGCCATCCTCGGTATCGACGAGCTGTCGGAAGAGGACAAGGTTCTGGTGTACCGCGCCCGTAAGATCGAGCGCTTCCTGAGCCAGAACATGATGGCGGCCGAGCAGTTCACCGGTCAGCCGGGCTCCACCGTGCCGCTGAAGGAGACCATCGAGGCCTTCGACAAGCTGGCCAAGGGTGAGTTCGACCACCTGCCCGAGCAGGCGTTCTTCCTCATCGGTGGTCTCGACGACCTCGCCAAGAAGGCCGAGAGCCTCGGCGCCAAGCTGTGA
- a CDS encoding DUF2550 domain-containing protein, which translates to MSMSMILMVVLVAVLLLLVAALTYRLWKLRQGGTAAILRDIPAVGGHGWRHGVIRYRGGEAVFYQLSSVRWWPDRRLSRRGVEIVSRRTPRGDEFDIMTEEIVVLELRDSSPDRRRGYELALDRGALTAFLSWLESRPNPRARRRIV; encoded by the coding sequence GTGAGCATGTCCATGATTCTCATGGTCGTGCTCGTGGCTGTGCTCCTGCTGCTCGTCGCAGCGCTGACCTACCGGTTGTGGAAACTTCGGCAAGGCGGCACTGCGGCGATTCTGCGTGACATCCCTGCCGTCGGCGGACACGGATGGCGCCACGGCGTCATCCGGTACCGCGGCGGTGAAGCAGTTTTTTATCAGTTGTCGAGTGTGCGCTGGTGGCCGGATCGGCGGCTCAGCAGGCGGGGAGTCGAGATCGTCTCTCGGCGGACTCCCCGCGGAGACGAATTCGACATCATGACCGAGGAGATCGTCGTCCTCGAACTTCGCGACTCGTCGCCGGATCGGCGCCGCGGATATGAGCTGGCCCTCGATCGCGGCGCCTTGACCGCGTTTCTGTCCTGGTTGGAGTCCCGGCCGAATCCGCGTGCGCGTCGCCGGATCGTCTAG
- the atpA gene encoding F0F1 ATP synthase subunit alpha — MAELTISAADIEGAIEDYVSSFSAESEREEIGTVVDAGDGIAHVEGLPSVMTQELLEFSGGVLGVALNLDEHSVGAVILGEFGQIEEGQQVKRTGEVLSVPVGDAFLGRVVNPLGEPIDGQGDIATDTRRALELQAPSVVQRQGVGEPLQTGIKAIDSQTPIGRGQRQLIIGDRKTGKTAVCVDTILNQRGAWETGDPKQQVRCVYVAIGQKGTTIASVKRALEDGGAMEYTTIVAAPASDPAGFKWLAPYAGSAIGQHWMYEGKHVLIVFDDLSKQADAYRAISLLLRRPPGREAFPGDVFYLHSRLLERCAKLSDELGGGSMTGLPIIETKANDISAFIPTNVISITDGQCFLESDLFNQGVRPAINVGVSVSRVGGAAQIKAMKEVAGSLRLELSQYRELEAFAAFASDLDAASKAQLDRGARLVELLKQPQYSPLPVEEQVVSIFLGTKGHLDSVPVEDVARFEAELLEHVRASHDFILSDIRESKKLSEENEEKLNDVINEFKKGFSASDGSSVVVNEAEADALDAEDLGQESVKVRKPAPKKK, encoded by the coding sequence ATGGCAGAGTTGACAATCTCAGCTGCTGATATCGAAGGCGCTATCGAGGACTACGTCTCCTCCTTCAGCGCCGAGTCCGAGCGTGAAGAAATCGGAACCGTGGTCGACGCCGGTGACGGCATCGCCCACGTCGAGGGTCTGCCCTCGGTCATGACCCAGGAGCTGCTCGAGTTCTCCGGCGGCGTTCTCGGCGTCGCGCTGAACCTCGACGAGCACAGCGTCGGCGCGGTCATCCTCGGCGAGTTCGGTCAGATCGAGGAGGGCCAGCAGGTCAAGCGCACCGGCGAGGTGCTGTCGGTACCGGTCGGTGACGCGTTCCTCGGACGCGTGGTGAACCCGCTGGGTGAGCCGATCGACGGCCAGGGTGACATCGCCACCGACACCCGTCGTGCCCTCGAGCTGCAGGCTCCCTCGGTGGTGCAGCGCCAGGGCGTCGGCGAGCCGCTGCAGACCGGCATCAAGGCCATCGACAGCCAGACCCCGATCGGCCGCGGCCAGCGCCAGCTGATCATCGGTGACCGCAAGACCGGCAAGACCGCCGTCTGCGTCGACACCATCCTGAACCAGCGTGGTGCGTGGGAGACCGGCGATCCGAAGCAGCAGGTGCGCTGCGTGTACGTCGCGATCGGCCAGAAGGGCACCACCATCGCGTCGGTGAAGCGTGCCCTCGAAGACGGTGGCGCCATGGAGTACACCACCATCGTCGCGGCCCCGGCCTCCGATCCCGCCGGCTTCAAGTGGCTGGCTCCCTACGCCGGGTCGGCCATCGGCCAGCACTGGATGTACGAGGGCAAGCACGTCCTCATCGTGTTCGATGACCTGTCGAAGCAGGCTGACGCCTACCGCGCCATCTCGCTGCTGCTGCGCCGCCCGCCGGGCCGCGAAGCCTTCCCCGGTGATGTCTTCTACCTGCACTCCCGTCTGCTGGAGCGTTGCGCGAAGCTGTCCGACGAGCTCGGTGGTGGTTCGATGACCGGGCTGCCGATCATCGAGACCAAGGCCAACGACATCTCGGCGTTCATCCCGACCAACGTCATCTCCATCACCGACGGTCAGTGCTTCCTGGAGTCCGACCTGTTCAACCAGGGTGTGCGGCCGGCCATCAACGTCGGTGTCTCGGTGTCCCGCGTCGGTGGTGCAGCGCAGATCAAGGCCATGAAAGAGGTGGCCGGCTCGCTGCGTCTGGAGCTGTCGCAGTACCGCGAGCTGGAGGCGTTCGCCGCCTTCGCCTCGGACCTGGATGCGGCGTCGAAGGCTCAGCTGGACCGTGGTGCCCGGTTGGTCGAGCTGCTCAAGCAGCCTCAGTACTCACCGCTGCCCGTCGAGGAGCAGGTGGTGTCGATCTTCCTGGGCACCAAGGGTCACCTGGACTCGGTGCCGGTGGAAGACGTCGCTCGTTTCGAGGCCGAGCTGTTGGAGCACGTCAGGGCCAGCCACGACTTCATCCTGTCGGATATTCGTGAGTCGAAGAAGCTCTCCGAGGAGAACGAGGAGAAGCTGAACGACGTCATCAACGAGTTCAAGAAGGGCTTCTCGGCGTCCGACGGCAGCTCGGTGGTGGTCAACGAGGCTGAGGCCGATGCGCTGGATGCCGAAGACCTGGGCCAGGAATCGGTGAAGGTTCGCAAGCCCGCGCCGAAGAAGAAGTAG
- a CDS encoding F0F1 ATP synthase subunit epsilon has translation MAELDVDIVAVERNVWSGKATFLFTRTTAGEIGILPRHIPLVAQLVDDAVVRVEREGQDDLRIAVDGGFLSVTEEGVIILAESAEFESEIDVDAAKTDSQSDDPEVAAKGRARLRAVGQLD, from the coding sequence ATGGCTGAACTGGACGTCGATATCGTTGCCGTCGAACGTAATGTCTGGTCGGGTAAGGCGACGTTCCTCTTCACTCGCACCACCGCGGGCGAGATCGGCATCTTGCCTCGGCATATCCCGCTCGTCGCGCAGTTGGTCGACGACGCGGTGGTCAGGGTGGAGCGTGAAGGCCAAGATGACCTGCGCATCGCGGTGGACGGTGGATTCCTGTCGGTCACCGAAGAAGGCGTGATCATTCTCGCCGAGTCGGCGGAGTTCGAGTCCGAGATCGATGTAGACGCCGCGAAGACGGACTCGCAGTCCGATGACCCTGAGGTAGCTGCCAAAGGACGGGCGCGCCTGCGCGCCGTCGGCCAGCTGGATTAG